CATTACGCTTGGAGGGCTTTCTTCGTGTAAAAGCAAGAAAAAGCTGGCGAAAGAACAGGCAGCTGCTGCTTACAACGCCAAAGTACAACAAGCAAAAAAAGATCTTACCGCCATGCTGAATGGAACTACGAACTGGACATTGGATGAACAGTTTGACCGGCTCAAAACCATAAAATCATACAATATTGATGATCCGGAAGTAAAAGATCTGATCGTAAAAGTCGAAAACAAACTCACCGAAGCTAAGGCAGAAGCCAAACGTAAGGCCGAAGAAGAGCGATTACGCAAAGCCGAAGAGGCCAAAAAGAAAGCGCAACAGGCCAAATTCAACATGCTGAACGAAAAATTTGCTGCCATTGCTGCTGCTCCATCTTACGAAGCAGCCAATAAATTGATCCAGGAAGCATTACAGGCTTTTGCATCTCCTGATGTTCCGGTACTGATCATCATCGATCAGGTTGACGGTGTGAATGATTATGATCGTCCTACTACCGCACTGCGGTTCCTGAACTATTTAAAAGACCAAAAAACGTATCATTTTGCCGTGGATTCGGCCAAAAGAAATGACGCAGGAAAAATTACGGAATTAGAACTTATCAAAAAATAAAAACCCATGAAAAAAATCACCTATTCTCTCCTTTTTTTGCTGGGATTGATGATTACCATGCCCGCCACAGCCCAGGAAACCCTCAACCCCAAAAGAAAACAGGCTATAGACAGTCTGGCACTCGAAAAAGTCAGAGATTTAAGTAAATATATCACCATCATCGGAAGTAAAACCACACCCTGGAGCGAAGCTAACCGGGTTATTGACCGGGCAGAAGAGCTTTTTATGCAAGGTTCTGAAATCGGGGTTTCTTCGCTGTTGCGTCCGCAAATTGCCTATTACGGTGTACGAAAATATTTTGAACGGCTGATGCGACTGAACTACAGCAAAGTAGAAATACAATGGTATAAAATTGATTATGTCAGCGACTTACAACGTCAGCCCGATGGTACTTATGTTGGTGTCATTACGGTTTTCCAGAAATTTAAAGGATACGACAAAGAAGGCCGTTTGGTGTACCAGGACACCACCAAAAAAGACATTACGGTTTATGTCAAACGTAAAGAAACGCAAATTGGCGGAAGATTAATTGGATTTTGGGATGTTTTACTTGGCGATATGCGGGTAAAAGAAACCCACAAATAACCCACACAAAATATACATTCAAAAAACGCCGGGAATTATTTCCGGCGTTTTTTATTTATTATTGTACAAATTCATCGTACGGTCAATTCCCAGGGTTACAAAACTTTTAATGACTTCCACGGCCTTTTCCACCCGGGGAATTAAAAGATCTGTTTCAGCACGAGACCATTGTCCTAAAACATAATCCACCTGATATCCACGCGGGAAATCATTGCCAATACCAAACCGAAGCCGGGGAAAAACCGAAGTTCCCAGTTTCTCAATGATATCAGCGAGTCCGTTATGCCCGGCATCACCCCCCTGCTTTTTCAACCGCAGAGCACCCGGTGGCAAAGCAATATCATCCAGCACAACCAACAACCGGTCTAAAGGAATTTTTTCTTTTTCCAACCAATATTTTACGGCTTTTCCGCTCAGGTTCATGTAAGTAGTCGGTTTAATCACCACCAGCGTCCGGCCTTTATATTTTAAATGGGCCACTGCTGCCAGTCGCTGTGTTTCAAAACGGCCCTTTAAATCATTGGCCAAAGCATCAGCGATAATAAAACCAATATTGTGCCGGGTATTAGCATATTCAACACCTACATTTCCCAAGCCGGCTATCAGATATTTCATTTTTCTTGTTTTACGTTAGTGGACGTTTTTCCCTTTTTTCACGCACCAACTCTTTTTTACGGCAAAAATAAAGGGTTAAAGTATAAAACTTTAACCCTTATCAAAAAATTATGCTTAATTTTTTTATCCTTCGGCTTCTTCGCTTTCTTCGGCTTCTTCGCCTTCAGCTTCCAGCTCAGCAGCAGAAATACCTCTGGC
The sequence above is drawn from the Candidatus Sulfidibacterium hydrothermale genome and encodes:
- the pth gene encoding aminoacyl-tRNA hydrolase; protein product: MKYLIAGLGNVGVEYANTRHNIGFIIADALANDLKGRFETQRLAAVAHLKYKGRTLVVIKPTTYMNLSGKAVKYWLEKEKIPLDRLLVVLDDIALPPGALRLKKQGGDAGHNGLADIIEKLGTSVFPRLRFGIGNDFPRGYQVDYVLGQWSRAETDLLIPRVEKAVEVIKSFVTLGIDRTMNLYNNK